In Vibrio japonicus, the following are encoded in one genomic region:
- a CDS encoding helix-turn-helix domain-containing protein: MSNRDLFAELSSALTEAKEHSEGKLTLKTHQVNDISELNISPDEIVSIREQFNMSRGVFARLLHTSSRTLENWEQGRSAPNGQAVTLLKLVQRHPETLSHIAEL; the protein is encoded by the coding sequence ATGAGCAATCGTGATCTATTTGCAGAGTTAAGTTCAGCTCTTACCGAGGCTAAAGAGCACTCAGAGGGTAAGCTTACCCTTAAAACACATCAAGTTAACGACATCAGTGAGTTAAATATCTCACCCGATGAAATTGTGAGTATTCGTGAGCAGTTTAATATGTCGCGTGGTGTATTTGCTCGTTTGTTACATACCTCATCTCGCACACTAGAGAACTGGGAGCAAGGGCGTAGCGCACCAAATGGGCAAGCCGTAACCCTTTTAAAACTGGTTCAGCGTCATCCAGAAACTCTGTCGCACATCGCTGAGCTATAA
- a CDS encoding type II toxin-antitoxin system RelE/ParE family toxin — MKSVFVESTIFEKYRSEYLSDEEFRLFQAELMSNPKQGDVIQGTGGLRKIRVASKGKGKRGGSRVIYYFLDEKRRFYLLTIYGKNEMSDLTADQKKQLKAFMEAWRNEQS; from the coding sequence ATGAAAAGTGTATTTGTCGAATCAACCATATTTGAAAAGTACCGTAGTGAATACCTCAGTGATGAAGAGTTTAGACTTTTCCAAGCTGAGTTAATGTCTAACCCAAAACAGGGTGACGTCATTCAAGGTACAGGTGGTTTGCGAAAGATTCGAGTTGCAAGTAAAGGTAAGGGCAAGCGTGGTGGCTCTCGTGTTATCTATTACTTCCTCGATGAAAAGCGACGTTTCTACTTGCTGACAATTTATGGCAAGAACGAAATGTCCGATTTAACCGCAGACCAAAAGAAACAGTTAAAAGCTTTTATGGAGGCGTGGCGTAATGAGCAATCGTGA
- a CDS encoding IS1595 family transposase, producing MAKNLIQFQKGLSVHEFMRLYGTEEQCYQRLFNIRWPNGYICPNCHSTHHCQLQSRALYQCHSCHQQTSITSGTLLSNTKLPLTVWFLAIYLLTQAKNGVSALELSRHLGISYNASWRLKHKLMQAMKENDDKQPLDYIIQLDDAYWGGRTKGQKRGRGSPKKTPLVAAVALNEDYHPVYMRMSVVKRLEKAEITKWARKHVAPKTLAISDGLSCFDGLVKADIYHEVETKSTAEDLEELQDKYFHWVDTMLSNVKNSLHGTYHALRKKHLPRYLAEFCFRFNHRYRLEKMVSALLRAAVEAPPMPDRLLRLAESRW from the coding sequence ATGGCAAAGAATCTCATTCAATTTCAAAAAGGTCTCTCAGTACATGAATTTATGCGCCTGTATGGTACGGAAGAACAATGTTATCAGCGGCTGTTTAACATACGGTGGCCAAATGGATATATTTGTCCTAACTGCCACTCTACGCACCATTGCCAACTCCAATCCCGCGCACTCTATCAATGTCACTCCTGCCATCAGCAGACGTCTATCACTTCCGGAACCCTGCTGTCGAATACAAAGCTTCCTTTAACGGTCTGGTTTCTCGCCATTTACTTACTCACTCAAGCCAAAAACGGCGTGTCGGCGCTCGAACTCTCGCGGCACCTTGGGATTTCTTATAACGCGTCTTGGAGGCTTAAGCACAAACTGATGCAAGCCATGAAGGAAAATGATGATAAACAGCCGCTTGACTATATTATTCAGCTCGATGATGCGTATTGGGGCGGCAGAACAAAGGGACAGAAGCGAGGAAGAGGCTCACCAAAGAAAACACCGTTGGTCGCCGCGGTCGCCTTAAATGAAGATTACCATCCCGTTTATATGCGAATGAGTGTGGTGAAGCGCTTAGAGAAAGCGGAAATCACGAAGTGGGCCCGTAAGCATGTTGCGCCTAAAACCCTAGCGATATCAGACGGTTTGTCCTGTTTTGACGGGCTTGTGAAAGCCGATATTTATCATGAGGTTGAAACGAAAAGTACCGCCGAAGATTTAGAGGAGTTGCAAGACAAGTACTTTCATTGGGTAGATACCATGCTCAGTAACGTGAAGAACTCGCTACACGGGACTTATCATGCGCTGAGGAAGAAGCATTTACCCAGGTACTTGGCCGAATTTTGTTTTAGGTTTAATCATCGATACCGCTTAGAGAAAATGGTGAGTGCTTTGCTCAGAGCGGCTGTTGAGGCTCCTCCGATGCCAGACAGGTTGCTTAGACTAGCTGAAAGTCGGTGGTAA
- a CDS encoding GNAT family N-acetyltransferase gives MMNTVLLDKAKHDRNRFNCGIEALNNYLKVMASQQAKKDNTRTFVLEDDNDNSHVIGFYTLTMTPIDLKALPDKLQKKHQSSTSGGLIARLAVDDRYKGKGFGEWLLIDALRKLLAASDSVAFPVVIVDAKDGAKHFYERYGFQAFEDAENKLFITIADVRASLG, from the coding sequence ATGATGAATACGGTACTTCTAGATAAAGCTAAACACGATAGAAACCGATTCAACTGTGGTATCGAAGCTCTCAATAATTACTTAAAAGTAATGGCGAGTCAGCAAGCAAAAAAAGACAACACCAGAACGTTTGTTTTGGAAGATGATAACGACAACTCACATGTCATCGGCTTTTACACGCTAACAATGACACCAATTGACTTAAAGGCATTGCCCGATAAGTTACAAAAAAAACACCAATCATCCACCTCTGGTGGTCTGATTGCCCGCCTTGCTGTCGATGATCGATACAAAGGGAAAGGCTTTGGTGAGTGGCTGCTTATCGACGCACTCAGAAAGCTATTAGCTGCAAGTGATAGCGTTGCATTTCCAGTTGTTATCGTTGACGCCAAAGACGGTGCGAAACACTTCTATGAACGCTATGGTTTTCAAGCATTTGAAGACGCTGAAAATAAACTCTTCATCACCATTGCTGATGTGAGAGCAAGCTTAGGCTAG
- a CDS encoding type II toxin-antitoxin system TacA family antitoxin: MATTLPRITARVDVDTQDLLTKAAAIAGMSSINSFVLSAAIEKAKQVIEREQALKLSQADTMLLMEALDRPATENSKLKAAADRYESKTQ; the protein is encoded by the coding sequence ATGGCTACTACTTTGCCTCGCATCACCGCTAGAGTTGATGTCGATACACAAGACTTACTTACTAAGGCTGCCGCGATCGCCGGCATGTCTAGCATCAACTCGTTTGTTCTAAGCGCTGCAATCGAAAAAGCTAAACAAGTCATCGAACGTGAACAGGCTTTAAAACTGAGCCAAGCTGATACTATGTTGCTGATGGAAGCTTTAGACCGCCCTGCTACAGAGAACTCAAAACTAAAAGCTGCTGCTGATCGATACGAGAGCAAAACTCAATGA
- a CDS encoding IS1595 family transposase: MAKNLIQFQKGLSIHKFKFMRLYGTEEQCYQRLFNIRWPNGYICPNCHSTHHCQLQPRALYQCHSCHQQTSITSGTLLSNTKLPLTVWFLAIYLLTQAKNGVSALELSRHLGISYNASWRLKHKLMQAMKENDDKQPLDYIIQLDDAYWGGRTKGQKRGRGSPKKTPLVAAVALNEDYHPVYMRMSVVKRLEKAEITKWARKHVAPKTLAISDGLSCFDGLVKADIYHEVETKSTAEDLEELQDKYFHWVDTMLSNVKNSLHGTYHALRKKHLPRYLAEFCFRFNHRYRLEKMVSALLRAAVEAPPMPDRLLRLAESRW, encoded by the coding sequence ATGGCAAAGAATCTCATTCAATTTCAAAAAGGTCTCTCAATACATAAATTTAAATTTATGCGCCTATATGGTACGGAAGAACAATGTTATCAGCGGTTGTTTAACATACGGTGGCCAAATGGATATATTTGTCCTAACTGCCACTCTACACACCATTGCCAACTCCAACCCCGCGCACTCTATCAATGTCACTCCTGCCATCAGCAGACGTCTATCACTTCCGGAACCCTGCTGTCGAATACAAAGCTTCCTTTAACGGTCTGGTTTCTCGCCATTTACTTACTCACTCAAGCCAAAAACGGCGTGTCGGCGCTCGAACTCTCGCGGCACCTTGGGATTTCTTATAACGCGTCTTGGAGGCTTAAGCACAAACTGATGCAAGCCATGAAGGAAAATGATGATAAACAGCCGCTTGACTATATTATTCAGCTCGATGATGCGTATTGGGGAGGCAGAACAAAGGGACAGAAGCGAGGAAGAGGCTCACCAAAGAAAACACCGTTGGTCGCCGCGGTCGCCTTAAATGAAGATTACCATCCCGTTTATATGCGAATGAGTGTGGTGAAGCGCTTAGAGAAAGCGGAAATCACGAAGTGGGCCCGTAAGCATGTTGCGCCTAAAACCCTAGCGATATCAGACGGTTTGTCCTGTTTTGACGGGCTTGTGAAAGCCGATATTTATCATGAGGTTGAAACGAAAAGTACCGCAGAAGATTTAGAGGAGTTGCAAGACAAGTACTTTCATTGGGTAGATACCATGCTCAGTAACGTGAAGAACTCGCTACACGGGACTTATCATGCGCTGAGGAAGAAGCATTTACCCAGGTACTTGGCCGAATTTTGTTTTAGGTTTAATCATCGATACCGCTTAGAGAAAATGGTGAGCGCTTTGCTCAGAGCGGCTGTTGAGGCTCCTCCGATGCCAGACAGGTTGCTTAGACTAGCTGAAAGTCGGTGGTAA
- a CDS encoding endonuclease domain-containing protein, protein MTYLTEKRMGEIFSCLLPDEDIVHDKSVPESSNKRRRPDYRFEERKLIVEFDGDSHYCQAKRIITDKEKDHDYSSIGYKVVWIPYFVQMNSHLLEHIFGSGHSLEFNQVYEHGFIDKKAILPADYCELGVRQFEQDLATFSAFKSDIVKSLENKISELGNIDLVLPSSLHYLVRT, encoded by the coding sequence ATGACATATTTGACAGAAAAAAGAATGGGCGAAATTTTTAGTTGTTTGCTTCCAGATGAAGATATCGTTCATGATAAATCTGTACCTGAATCAAGCAATAAAAGAAGACGTCCAGATTATCGTTTTGAAGAACGAAAGCTCATAGTAGAGTTTGATGGAGACTCACATTATTGCCAAGCTAAGCGAATCATAACGGATAAAGAAAAAGATCATGATTACTCTAGTATTGGATATAAAGTAGTCTGGATACCTTACTTCGTTCAAATGAATAGCCATCTATTAGAGCATATATTCGGCTCAGGGCATAGTTTGGAGTTCAATCAAGTTTATGAACATGGCTTTATTGACAAGAAAGCTATACTGCCAGCAGATTACTGCGAATTAGGCGTAAGGCAATTTGAGCAAGATCTTGCTACGTTCTCAGCATTTAAAAGTGATATCGTGAAGTCACTAGAAAACAAAATTTCAGAGCTTGGTAATATAGATCTTGTACTGCCAAGTTCGTTGCATTATTTAGTACGCACATAA
- a CDS encoding IS1595 family transposase: MAKNLIQFQKGLSIHKFMRLYGTEEQCYQRLFNIRWPNGYICPNCHSTHHCQLQSRSLYQCHSCHQQTSITSGTLLANTKLPLTVWFLAIYLLTQAKNGVSALELSRHLGISYNASWRLKHKLMQAMKENDDKQPLDYIIQLDDAYWGGRTKGQKRGRGSPKKTPLVAAVALNEDYHPVYMRMSVVKRLEKAEITKWARKHVAPKTLAISDGLSCFDGLVKADIYHEVETKSTAEDLEELQDKYFHWVDTMLSNVKNSLHGTYHALRKKHLPRYLAEFCFRFNHRYRLEKMVRALLRAAVEAPPMPDRLLRLAESRW, translated from the coding sequence ATGGCAAAGAATCTCATTCAATTTCAAAAAGGTCTCTCAATACATAAATTTATGCGCCTATATGGCACGGAAGAACAATGTTATCAGCGGTTGTTTAACATACGGTGGCCAAATGGATATATCTGTCCTAACTGCCACTCTACGCATCATTGCCAACTCCAATCCCGCTCACTCTATCAATGCCACTCCTGCCATCAGCAGACGTCTATCACTTCCGGAACCCTGTTGGCAAATACAAAGCTTCCTTTAACGGTCTGGTTTCTTGCCATTTACTTACTCACTCAAGCCAAAAACGGCGTGTCGGCGCTCGAACTTTCGCGGCACCTTGGGATTTCTTATAACGCATCTTGGAGGCTTAAGCATAAACTGATGCAAGCCATGAAAGAAAATGATGATAAACAGCCGCTTGACTACATTATTCAGCTCGATGATGCGTATTGGGGCGGCAGAACAAAGGGACAGAAGCGAGGAAGAGGCTCACCAAAGAAAACACCGTTGGTCGCCGCGGTCGCCTTAAATGAAGATTACCATCCCGTTTATATGCGAATGAGTGTGGTGAAGCGCTTAGAGAAAGCGGAAATCACGAAGTGGGCCCGTAAGCATGTTGCGCCTAAAACCCTAGCGATATCAGACGGTTTGTCCTGTTTTGACGGGCTTGTGAAAGCCGATATTTATCATGAGGTTGAAACGAAAAGTACCGCAGAAGATTTAGAGGAGTTGCAAGACAAGTACTTTCATTGGGTAGATACCATGCTCAGTAACGTGAAGAACTCGCTACACGGGACTTATCATGCGCTGAGGAAGAAGCATTTACCCAGGTACTTGGCCGAATTTTGTTTTAGGTTTAATCATCGATACCGCTTAGAGAAAATGGTGAGAGCCTTGCTCAGAGCGGCTGTTGAGGCTCCTCCGATGCCAGACAGGTTGCTTAGACTAGCTGAAAGTCGATGGTAA
- a CDS encoding HprK-related kinase A, protein MFLKTRKYLLQVGNFSFEIESDVSSIHHYLTKHYQHNLRQNDGRQFVDYYVSIRHGHWLRRLFKPQVEFFFNHLKPFKPLPLSQAHAFLEWGMNWILSTQAHQYLIIHAASLEKNGKGVIISAPSGSGKSTLCAYLVSQGWRLMSDELALIDTETLSMHGLARPINLKNQSIDVIKPHYNNDSFSKVAIDTHKGTVCLLKPPRSSIEQAQQPVKPSLLVFVNYNEDETIFMEHVDKPIALTEIIKNSFNFGMLNLKGFQCAKKLVQSCDAIYVEYSDLKACNLALTNYLEEDISCDKTC, encoded by the coding sequence ATGTTCCTTAAAACAAGAAAATATCTACTACAAGTAGGAAATTTTTCTTTTGAGATAGAGTCCGATGTATCCTCTATACATCACTATCTTACAAAGCATTATCAACACAACCTTCGCCAAAACGACGGTCGTCAGTTTGTTGATTACTATGTTTCTATAAGGCATGGTCATTGGCTACGCAGATTATTTAAGCCTCAAGTGGAATTTTTCTTTAATCACCTCAAACCTTTTAAGCCTTTACCGCTATCCCAAGCCCATGCGTTCTTGGAATGGGGGATGAACTGGATTCTATCCACACAAGCTCATCAGTATCTAATAATTCATGCCGCATCTTTGGAAAAAAATGGTAAAGGTGTCATCATATCTGCCCCTTCAGGATCAGGGAAAAGCACCCTTTGCGCATACTTGGTTTCTCAAGGCTGGCGTTTAATGTCGGATGAGCTAGCGTTAATTGATACAGAAACATTAAGTATGCATGGCTTAGCTCGTCCAATAAATTTGAAAAATCAATCCATTGACGTAATCAAGCCACATTACAATAACGATAGTTTTAGCAAAGTTGCAATCGATACTCATAAAGGAACAGTTTGCTTACTTAAGCCTCCACGATCGAGTATTGAGCAAGCACAGCAACCAGTAAAGCCTAGCCTACTGGTGTTTGTGAATTACAACGAAGATGAAACTATATTCATGGAGCATGTGGACAAACCAATAGCGTTGACAGAGATAATCAAGAATAGTTTTAATTTCGGGATGCTCAACCTCAAAGGTTTTCAATGCGCAAAAAAACTAGTTCAATCTTGTGACGCAATATATGTTGAATATAGCGATTTAAAGGCGTGTAACTTAGCATTAACTAATTACTTAGAAGAAGATATTAGCTGTGATAAAACTTGTTGA
- a CDS encoding nucleotidyltransferase family protein, with the protein MIKLVDVLANPEALINLPPSALSNIIAEARYYNMLAQLKYICESKGYWNALHNQFKQHLDSGYLFYVNQRKQLANEAEQIAQVLTPLKVNWVYLKGGAYHLSEMKCFSGRMMNDIDILVEERDLARVEEAFKINGWLSSEISNYDDKFYRSWSQEIPPLRHLYRQIELDVHFNILPKTLKESLDGRYLFEESTVLNANSYEKVMKPHAMLMHSAIHLFYESEYHKGLRDLYDIYILINAFGKESEFWRNLIDLQHKVGNERSVYCALRYSRKVFNVDIPSDILEYYNQYKPNTFYLRLLDFCFLNVFTSNYPPYRKFGYTLSELALYLRGHLKRMPLRLLVPHLAKKSFDKFKVKEEIHDLI; encoded by the coding sequence GTGATAAAACTTGTTGACGTATTAGCTAACCCTGAAGCACTTATCAATCTACCGCCCTCAGCATTGTCTAACATCATTGCTGAGGCTAGATATTACAACATGCTTGCTCAACTTAAGTACATTTGTGAAAGTAAAGGTTACTGGAACGCGCTGCATAATCAATTTAAGCAACATTTGGACTCTGGCTATCTATTTTATGTTAATCAGCGTAAACAGCTAGCAAATGAAGCAGAGCAAATAGCCCAAGTATTAACCCCTCTGAAAGTGAATTGGGTCTACTTAAAAGGAGGAGCATATCATCTAAGTGAAATGAAGTGTTTTTCTGGTCGAATGATGAACGATATTGACATTCTCGTCGAAGAAAGAGACTTAGCGCGTGTTGAAGAAGCATTTAAAATCAATGGCTGGCTCTCATCCGAAATAAGCAACTATGATGACAAGTTTTACCGAAGTTGGTCCCAAGAGATCCCGCCATTACGACACTTATACAGACAGATTGAACTCGATGTTCATTTCAATATTCTCCCTAAAACACTAAAAGAATCTTTAGATGGAAGGTACTTATTCGAAGAGTCAACCGTCCTAAATGCCAACAGCTATGAAAAGGTTATGAAACCGCACGCCATGCTCATGCATAGCGCTATTCACCTTTTTTACGAAAGTGAATACCACAAGGGCCTAAGAGATCTTTATGACATATACATTCTGATCAACGCTTTTGGTAAAGAAAGTGAATTTTGGCGCAACTTGATAGATCTCCAACATAAAGTTGGCAATGAACGATCTGTATATTGTGCTCTTAGGTATAGTCGTAAAGTTTTCAATGTTGATATCCCATCAGATATCTTAGAATACTACAACCAATATAAGCCCAATACGTTCTACCTCCGTTTACTAGACTTCTGCTTTCTGAATGTGTTTACTTCTAACTACCCCCCCTATAGAAAGTTTGGTTACACTCTGTCTGAACTGGCACTTTACCTACGAGGTCATCTGAAGAGAATGCCATTAAGATTACTCGTCCCCCACCTAGCAAAAAAATCCTTTGATAAATTCAAAGTAAAAGAAGAAATACACGATTTGATTTGA
- a CDS encoding EamA family transporter: MNVISITLILFSVSLSVLAQILLKQGMSNPAVQASFNIGLISGVSTVLTNIFILGGLFSYVSSAAIWLGVLAKVDVSKAYPFVGLGFIGTMLFAYWFLNEPITSTKLIGTLMILVGVLLISK, translated from the coding sequence ATGAATGTCATATCTATCACGCTCATCCTTTTCAGTGTTTCATTGTCTGTACTAGCTCAGATTCTATTGAAACAAGGCATGTCTAACCCAGCAGTCCAAGCTTCATTCAATATTGGCTTGATATCTGGCGTATCTACGGTTTTAACGAATATTTTTATACTCGGTGGGCTGTTTTCTTATGTGTCTAGTGCAGCAATTTGGCTAGGGGTGTTAGCAAAAGTTGATGTCAGTAAAGCCTACCCTTTTGTAGGACTAGGCTTTATCGGCACTATGCTATTTGCGTATTGGTTTTTAAATGAGCCCATAACATCAACCAAACTTATCGGTACGCTGATGATACTAGTAGGAGTGTTATTAATATCTAAATAA
- a CDS encoding UbiA family prenyltransferase, with amino-acid sequence MEDNEFYPLFVDLDGTYTKTDLLFESFIAAFKQNPLILFYSFFWLFKGKSYIKYQLSKHADIDVINLPLNTEFFSFLQTEKSKGRRIYLATASNERYAQEVVNHHKVFDDYISSNQSVNLKGKDKLKKIKEISPRFLYAGNDAVDFDIFAHAEESVLVNPSYNAQKKATKFKVDKTFDVSPTSIKVWFKQLRVHQWLKNLLIFVPLMVSGGFTDINNITTAVYAFFAFSFLASATYILNDLLDLESDRAHSQKKFRPLAAGTISIKNGVLAGFILLLFSFAVSVSLGSQFSIVLLAYLSLTVFYSIKLKQHVAMDVVALALLFTIRILAGAAAIGVVVSFWLLAFSIFIFLSLALVKRCSEIQSMESEGKQRAKGRDYTINDYAILNSFGASSALLSVLMFCFYINNNVLTNQYQHPNILWLIVPALCYWLMRMWIKTHRGEMHHDPIVFSMKDKGSLATIGFCGLVAIAAQLL; translated from the coding sequence ATTTAGATGGGACTTACACAAAAACCGATCTGCTATTTGAAAGCTTTATCGCGGCTTTCAAACAAAATCCGCTGATACTCTTTTATAGCTTTTTTTGGTTATTTAAAGGCAAGTCATACATTAAGTACCAACTCTCTAAACATGCCGATATTGATGTCATAAACCTGCCTTTAAATACCGAGTTTTTTTCGTTTTTACAAACGGAGAAAAGTAAAGGAAGACGGATATATTTAGCCACAGCGTCTAATGAGAGGTACGCTCAAGAAGTGGTTAATCATCATAAGGTTTTTGATGATTACATTAGCAGTAATCAGAGTGTTAACTTAAAAGGTAAAGATAAATTAAAAAAAATTAAAGAGATAAGCCCCAGGTTTTTGTATGCTGGCAACGACGCTGTCGATTTCGATATCTTTGCTCATGCTGAAGAAAGCGTGTTGGTTAATCCTTCTTATAACGCACAGAAGAAAGCGACTAAGTTTAAAGTCGACAAAACCTTTGATGTTTCCCCGACAAGCATAAAAGTGTGGTTTAAGCAGCTACGAGTTCATCAATGGTTAAAAAACCTGCTTATTTTTGTGCCACTAATGGTGTCTGGCGGTTTTACAGACATTAACAACATCACCACAGCAGTATATGCATTCTTTGCATTTAGCTTCTTAGCATCAGCCACTTATATACTTAATGACCTTTTGGATCTCGAATCGGATCGAGCGCACAGCCAAAAAAAATTTCGGCCATTAGCGGCAGGAACGATCAGTATAAAAAATGGCGTGTTAGCTGGCTTTATCTTGCTCCTCTTCTCCTTCGCAGTTTCAGTATCGCTTGGCAGTCAGTTTTCCATCGTTTTACTTGCGTATTTAAGCTTAACGGTTTTTTATTCCATCAAGCTTAAACAGCATGTAGCCATGGACGTTGTAGCGCTTGCACTGCTTTTCACGATAAGAATATTGGCAGGGGCAGCAGCGATAGGTGTGGTCGTCTCATTTTGGTTATTAGCATTTTCTATTTTTATCTTTTTGTCGTTAGCCTTGGTCAAACGCTGCTCGGAGATTCAATCTATGGAGAGCGAAGGAAAGCAAAGGGCAAAAGGTCGAGATTACACAATTAACGACTACGCCATATTAAATAGCTTTGGTGCGTCATCTGCCTTGTTGTCAGTACTCATGTTCTGCTTTTACATCAACAACAATGTACTCACGAACCAATACCAACATCCAAATATACTCTGGTTAATCGTTCCTGCGCTATGTTATTGGCTTATGCGGATGTGGATAAAAACCCACCGCGGCGAAATGCACCATGATCCTATTGTTTTTTCAATGAAAGATAAGGGAAGCCTGGCGACCATTGGTTTTTGTGGATTGGTAGCAATAGCGGCGCAATTATTATGA